AATGCGAGGATCATCAGCATCTCCGTCACTGCGTTGGTCTCGACCTGGAGAGGAGTCTTCTTCTTCTCGAATTTCTTCGCACTCCTGAGCATCTTGGAAGAGAAGGTGTCCTCCCCGACCTTGTTGACGATGAACCAGCATTCTCCAGATATGCAGTACGATCCGGAATACACCGTGTCGCCCTCGTGCTTCCTCCTGGTGCTGGATTCCCCTGTAAGGAGGGATTCGTCCATCTCCAGCATCCTCTCGTCGACGATTATGCCGTCCACCTGTGCCTGATCCCCGGGACTGAGGTATATCGCATCGTCCATGACGATGTCGGAACGGTCTATCTCGATGATCCTGCCATCCCTCATGACCTTGACCTTAGGCCTCATGAGAAGGGCGATCTTGTCGAGACGCCTCTTGGCCTTCATCTCCTGTATCGTGGATATGAGGACGTTGAAGAGGATGACGCCCGTGGCGGCCATTGCGTTTATGTAGTCCGGCTTCTCGGGCATGACTATAAGCAGGGCTCCGAGGATGAACAGGATGAGGTTGAACGGAGTCGCTAGATTCTTGATCAGGATATCCAGATAACTCCGACTCGATTGATCGTCGGTATCGTTCGATCTTCCTGAAACTTTCCTCTTTTTCACCTCTTCAGAGGACAGTCCCTGCGGTTGCATAGCCCTGTATTCCAACTTATTGTCTTTAAAGTTATTATTATATCAACTGCACTCATGTCGTTTCGTATAACTATATGGATGATTAATCATCGATTATTATACGGGATCCTTTCGGCATTCGGTCTCATTTTCTGTATGATTCCAATGTCTTCTCCGTTCTTTCCTCTATGATATCCATCGGAAGCGGGTCGAATTCCTCGGTCTCATCGAGCACCAGCCACTGGATGAAACATTTGGCTTTGCGTTTGTATATGAGCTCGGCCACATGGGCATAGACGCTGAGCTGCAGTCTGTATTCGTTCTCGTTATCCTTGGAGACGTCGTTCTTCCAGTCGTGGATCTCCACAGTATCCTTTCCGAGGGCTATCAGATCGATGACCCCTCTCAGGGTGACGTTGAGTCTGTTGATCGGAAGGGAGCAGTCCACTTCCGCATCGAGCTCATGTTCTCTGCGGAGGTCTTCGATTATCCTGCCGGTCTTTACAATTTCGGGATATTCCTCCAGGATCCTCTGGTCGACGGATATGCCTCTGACTAGAAGTTCGGCGTATTTGTGGACGGTGATCCCGTAGTTCTTTCCTTTGGGTCCGATCGCCTCATCCGATTCATCCAGTTCGGTCCCTCCCCCGTCCACATGCATGATGCTGTGGACTCCGATGTTCTTCCTGCGGGGTTTTATTTCAGGAAGGGTCGGTTTTTCGACAAGGGTCCGGGATTCCTCTACATGATCGGAAAGGGCGATATCCAAGGGAATGCTCGTTTTCTGTTCATTCCTCATCGCGAAGTGCGTGAAGAAACAGGAAGGTTTATCCCCGGCGATCATTGTGACGTACTGCGACGCCCTCGATATCGCGACGAAAAGAAGCCTCTTCTCCTCGCTGTAATCCTTAGCCTGCGCCTTGATGGCCAGGTAGGTCTTCCAGGAGGTCTTGACCATCTTCTCTCCGTTGAATTCCACGACCTCCTTCTTACTTCTCACTCCGATGACATCGTTGAACATGAACGATTCCGTATCGGATCTGGTGTTGGGGAATGCATACGTGTCGACCCCGGGAATGATCACTATGGGGTATTCGAGACCCTTCGATTTATGCATGGTCTGGATGATGACGGCATTTTCATCAGGCATCCCGTCGATCTTGTAAGTCGTATTGTCATCCATGTCCGATTCTATCATTTTGATCACATCGGATATGGTCATGAGCGACGAACGATGTGCCTTGGATATCACGGACATTATGGTCTGGGTATTGTCGTTGTCGAGACCGTAGAACTTGAATACGGTGGCTATGAGGTCTGTGATCCTCCTCCTTTTCTTGCGGAGTTCGTCCCTCAGTCTTTTGACATTCTCCGGTATGTGGTCGGTACCGGTCTCTTTGTCGTATGCGATCATCCATTGGATCTCGTTCAGCGGATAGTCCATATCGGCCAGGATCGGCCCTATCCCCCACGTGTCGCGGTCGTCGTTCACGTACCTCAGCCATGCCAGGAGCAGTTTCCCCTCCCTGGTGGACATGACCTCCATGTCCCCCTGGAGGAAGACGGGGATCCCGTGTTTCTCGCATTCCAGGAAGATGTTCTTACAGACTTTTGCGGTCCTGCACAGGATCGCGATGTCCGAGTAACGGGCCGGTCTTGTCGATATCTTCCTGGTGGCCGGGTCTTTTTCGTATATCGTATATCTGCCGCTGTGCACATAGTTCTCGATCCTGCGGACGACCTCCTCCGGTTCGTCCAGACGCGATCCGCACTGGACCGTCTCGAACGAGGTCATGTCCTCGGGGGTGCTGTCTTCGGCATTGATGAGGGTTACGTTGGACGTGTCGCTTACTACATCCTTGCTACTGCCTTTTGCACTCAGGGCATGGAACGCATTGTCTATGATGAGTTGGGAACTGCGGTAGCTGGTCTTCAGCGGCAGGCTCTTCACATCACCTATGTCGTAGCATATGCGTACGGTGTCTTCGTTGAGATGATCGCGAAGCGACCTCACCCGCTCCTCGAATCTTGTGATGTTCTCTATGCTGACGAATCTGAATCCGTATATCCCCTGTTTCCAATCCCCGACAACGCATAGGTTTGGCTGTTTGAGTGCCATCAGGGCGATCATCAGCTGGTTGCTGTTGGTGTCCTGGAACTCATCTACGATAAGATATCTGCATTGGATCCTTTCCCTCGTCTCTTTGTCCTCGTATAGGATGATGAATGCGAACGATGCGGCGAGGCCGAATGTGAGACGGTCATCGGCCACACTTGTGCGTATGAATTCGTAATAGACGTCATGGATCATCCTGAGAAGGGTTTCCCTGCTGTCGAAGGCCGCCCTATCCAACATCTCTGGGTCTTTCGTCTTCAGGATGTATCCTTCCAAGGACAGTACATCCTTTAGGATCTTCTCATCATTGCTGTCGAGGGGCAAACCTTCCATCATTTTACGGAGGCCTTCGGTATCCCCCAGAAGGTCCTTCCCGTCGTTCCCTCCGAACCACCTTCCTATTCCCGAGGTCTCCCCGTTGCTCCGGAGAGGTATGATCCCGCGGGCCATGAGACGTTCCAGGAGTTTATACAGGGATACCGGATCCTCGTATGCAAGAGCCGCCAGATCCCCATACTCCGAAGCGTGTTCCGCCAGGAAGCGGTCCAGGAATCTTCTGAAATATGTCTTGTTGAGGGATTCGTTCTCGACTATGCTGGCACTATGGGTCAGGGTCTCTTTTTCGAACCGGAAGAACTTGCTTATCTGTCCCGGGGAGGATTTCACGATGCCGAGGCAGTACGAGTCGAAGGTCTGCACCTTCATCCCTTCGGCCGTACGCATCATGCGCTTGAATGTGAAATCGTCTATCTTATCCGCTCCCTCGCTGAAGTAGAGTCCGGATATTCCTTTCATGAGGCGGCCTCTCATCTCTTCGGCCGCATTTCTGGTAAAGGTCAGCATCACGATGTCGTCCTTGCCGACATCGTCTCTGCGGATGAGATTCAGGCACCTCTTTACCACCGTCTGGGTCTTTCCTGTTCCGGGACCTGCGTCCACTACGACCATGCCCTCGGTACAATTGATTATCGCTTCCTGTGACTCGTCCTTTATCATTCCTCTCCCTCCGAGACGGTCTTCCTCTCGGTCGCCATGCATGCTTTGCGGAAGCTGCATTTCTTACAATCCAGATTTCCGGGCCTGACCGTGCTGAACGGGACGGTCCTGATCCTCAATGCTTCCCTGTAATCCTCGTTGAGGCGTTCTATGAAATCCTCCATGCTGTCGGCTGGCACATATACCGTACCTTCGTCGTCTATCACGTAGGGGTCGGACATCTTCTTCAAGAAGGTTTTCACAGAGCTTTCCGTGGATCCGGTTATTTTGCAAATATGGTCTATGCATTCTTTCGAATCCTGCCAACCGTCATAGGCAGACATCTCCTTGAGGTATGAGACGATCTCGTCCCATTTTTCCGATATCTTCTTTCCCTTCTTGGAGGCGTAAGCCCTTCTTACGGGGGAATCGTCGGAGAAGACGAGGTCGTCGTGGTTCTGGGACATCAATTTGACACGGCGCA
The nucleotide sequence above comes from Candidatus Methanomethylophilus alvi Mx1201. Encoded proteins:
- a CDS encoding UvrD-helicase domain-containing protein; protein product: MIKDESQEAIINCTEGMVVVDAGPGTGKTQTVVKRCLNLIRRDDVGKDDIVMLTFTRNAAEEMRGRLMKGISGLYFSEGADKIDDFTFKRMMRTAEGMKVQTFDSYCLGIVKSSPGQISKFFRFEKETLTHSASIVENESLNKTYFRRFLDRFLAEHASEYGDLAALAYEDPVSLYKLLERLMARGIIPLRSNGETSGIGRWFGGNDGKDLLGDTEGLRKMMEGLPLDSNDEKILKDVLSLEGYILKTKDPEMLDRAAFDSRETLLRMIHDVYYEFIRTSVADDRLTFGLAASFAFIILYEDKETRERIQCRYLIVDEFQDTNSNQLMIALMALKQPNLCVVGDWKQGIYGFRFVSIENITRFEERVRSLRDHLNEDTVRICYDIGDVKSLPLKTSYRSSQLIIDNAFHALSAKGSSKDVVSDTSNVTLINAEDSTPEDMTSFETVQCGSRLDEPEEVVRRIENYVHSGRYTIYEKDPATRKISTRPARYSDIAILCRTAKVCKNIFLECEKHGIPVFLQGDMEVMSTREGKLLLAWLRYVNDDRDTWGIGPILADMDYPLNEIQWMIAYDKETGTDHIPENVKRLRDELRKKRRRITDLIATVFKFYGLDNDNTQTIMSVISKAHRSSLMTISDVIKMIESDMDDNTTYKIDGMPDENAVIIQTMHKSKGLEYPIVIIPGVDTYAFPNTRSDTESFMFNDVIGVRSKKEVVEFNGEKMVKTSWKTYLAIKAQAKDYSEEKRLLFVAISRASQYVTMIAGDKPSCFFTHFAMRNEQKTSIPLDIALSDHVEESRTLVEKPTLPEIKPRRKNIGVHSIMHVDGGGTELDESDEAIGPKGKNYGITVHKYAELLVRGISVDQRILEEYPEIVKTGRIIEDLRREHELDAEVDCSLPINRLNVTLRGVIDLIALGKDTVEIHDWKNDVSKDNENEYRLQLSVYAHVAELIYKRKAKCFIQWLVLDETEEFDPLPMDIIEERTEKTLESYRK